One stretch of Muribaculum intestinale DNA includes these proteins:
- a CDS encoding transglutaminase-like domain-containing protein, with amino-acid sequence MTKRILTATVLTIAAIMQVDAVVPDDNVVISEGKESYRFVQVKGGFEVVHTVADEYLATRRSEKIQPHIFHDNNIRLDKASGGKPQYRNANSPTVFHDDSKVCFFEFFLSSNKKAKAQFRRTFTDPAYFTGIFPLDEYPIRNKTISVDIPASLPGIELLDCNFPAEGIVRSDTKAPDGSRRITYTLTDVGPAADDKSAPSPKASLPYIMVKGYFPDTDSLYRYHRRLLDVDTVIPDVSGIVRNILGDTKDRDKVIERLYRYVQNNVRYVAFEEGEAGYRPDTPAEVLRKRYGDCKGMAMLLATLLNRNGIDAYVAIVGTRSIPYGIAENPSLSASNHMICIVPRKEGASLFLDPTNGQISMYHIPWGIRGKDAMMILPDGYEMVNIPEESPRMSDDVITYDYRLTSEGLAGKAVRSCREDMAERFVSIFNNVPSQHVNELLARMLVPASNMVACKDSIVYDTSVPGFVTLTAPVYNKSAITEASDAIYIDLNSSDGPFGERIDLDDRRADLEFYVPASVERRTVVEMPDGYSAVLPENYESECPYGRFSCTFACDGSTVSMTKRMEVVRTRIPLADIPEWNNHLSAWKEACSLQVELRKP; translated from the coding sequence ATGACAAAACGCATTTTAACAGCCACAGTGCTCACTATTGCAGCCATAATGCAGGTCGACGCCGTTGTTCCCGACGATAATGTTGTGATATCCGAGGGGAAGGAGTCGTATCGTTTTGTGCAGGTAAAAGGAGGCTTTGAGGTTGTGCATACAGTTGCCGACGAGTATCTTGCTACAAGACGTTCGGAGAAAATACAGCCTCATATATTTCATGACAATAACATACGTCTCGACAAAGCATCGGGAGGGAAGCCGCAATACCGTAATGCTAATTCACCTACGGTGTTCCACGATGACAGTAAGGTATGTTTCTTTGAATTCTTTCTAAGCAGCAACAAGAAGGCAAAGGCTCAGTTTCGTCGTACCTTTACCGACCCGGCATATTTTACCGGCATTTTTCCTCTTGACGAGTATCCGATACGCAATAAGACAATCTCTGTGGATATACCGGCTTCACTTCCGGGCATCGAACTTCTTGACTGTAATTTTCCTGCGGAGGGTATAGTGCGGTCAGATACAAAGGCGCCTGATGGTTCACGTAGGATAACTTATACGCTGACTGATGTCGGTCCGGCGGCTGACGATAAGTCGGCACCGTCGCCCAAGGCTTCTCTGCCATATATAATGGTAAAGGGGTATTTCCCGGATACAGATTCGCTTTACCGCTATCATCGCCGGCTTCTTGATGTGGATACTGTGATTCCTGATGTGTCAGGTATTGTCAGGAATATACTTGGCGACACGAAAGACCGCGACAAAGTCATAGAGCGTCTTTACCGGTATGTTCAGAACAATGTTCGGTATGTGGCTTTTGAGGAAGGAGAGGCCGGATATCGTCCGGACACACCGGCCGAAGTGCTGCGCAAGCGCTATGGCGATTGCAAGGGGATGGCCATGCTGCTTGCCACATTGCTTAACCGCAACGGTATAGATGCATATGTGGCCATAGTGGGAACGCGTTCCATACCATACGGCATTGCAGAGAATCCGTCGCTGTCGGCTTCCAACCATATGATATGCATTGTTCCTCGTAAAGAGGGTGCCTCTCTGTTTCTTGACCCGACCAACGGACAGATTTCAATGTATCATATACCATGGGGTATACGTGGGAAGGATGCCATGATGATACTGCCTGACGGATATGAGATGGTGAATATCCCGGAGGAATCGCCGCGGATGTCGGACGATGTGATAACGTATGATTACAGGCTTACTTCGGAAGGCCTTGCCGGAAAGGCGGTGCGTAGCTGTCGGGAGGATATGGCCGAACGTTTTGTGTCAATATTCAATAATGTTCCAAGCCAGCATGTGAATGAATTGTTGGCCAGAATGCTTGTGCCTGCTTCTAATATGGTCGCCTGTAAAGACAGTATTGTGTATGATACTTCTGTGCCGGGATTTGTTACTCTCACCGCTCCGGTATATAATAAGTCGGCCATAACAGAGGCTTCAGATGCTATATATATTGACCTTAATTCTTCTGACGGGCCATTTGGCGAACGTATTGATCTTGACGACCGCCGTGCTGACCTTGAGTTTTATGTGCCCGCATCAGTAGAGAGACGCACTGTCGTAGAGATGCCAGATGGCTACAGTGCCGTATTGCCGGAGAATTATGAGTCGGAGTGTCCATATGGCCGTTTCTCATGCACGTTTGCATGCGATGGTAGTACGGTGTCTATGACAAAACGCATGGAGGTGGTCAGAACCCGTATCCCGCTGGCTGATATCCCTGAATGGAACAATCATCTTTCAGCATGGAAAGAAGCCTGCAGCCTCCAGGTCGAACTTAGAAAACCATAA